A region of Scleropages formosus chromosome 2, fSclFor1.1, whole genome shotgun sequence DNA encodes the following proteins:
- the LOC108931472 gene encoding alpha-1,3-mannosyl-glycoprotein 4-beta-N-acetylglucosaminyltransferase C-like has protein sequence MRLQWKCQDKMRCFRKRSTIPLVGVLVTFLLFVNLYIEDGYVLEENKRQLRESAIHQLNSERYVPTFKDLTNFSGTINVTYRYLAGSPLPRKKYLTIGLSSVKRKRGNYLMETIKSIFDQSSYEELKEIVVVVHLADFDLGWCESLVQDISRKFAHHIIAGRLLVIHAPEEYYPSLDGLKRNYNDPEDRVRFRSKQNVDYAFLINFCTNLSDFYMMLEDDVRCSKNFLTAMKKVITSRAGSYWVMLEFSKLGYIGKLYHSKDLPRLAHFLLMFYQEMPCDWLLIHFRGLLAQKDVIRFKPSLFQHMGYYSSYKGAENKLKDDDFEEDTVDIPDNPPASLHTNINVFENYDATKAYSSVDEYFWGKAPSTGDFFVIVFYKPTRISKIKIVTGTDDRQNDILHHGALEVGEKLIGTKKGKQCSSYITLGEFRNGNIEVQNVDHKISFDIECVRIVVTAGQKEWLIIRSISLWTTQPTGQ, from the exons ATGAGACTCCAGTGGAAGTGTCAAGACAAGATGAGGTGTTTCCGGAAACGCTCTACCATTCCCCTTGTTGGAGTTTTGGTCACTTTCCTGCTTTTTGTAAACCTCTATATCGAAGATGGCTATGTGTTG gaAGAGAACAAAAGGCAGTTGAGAGAATCTGCAATACATCAGCTGAATTCTGAGCGATATGTTCCCACCTTTAAAGATCTCACCAACTTTTCGGGAACGATTAATGTTACATACCGCTACCTTGCAGGATCACCACTGCCAAGGAAAA AGTATTTGACAATTGGACTGTCATCtgtcaaaagaaaaagagggaatTATTTAATGGAGACAATCAAGTCCATTTTTGATCAGTCCAGTTATGAGGAGCTCAAAGAGATCGTGGTTGTGGTTCACTTAGCCGACTTTGACTTGGGGTGGTGCGAAAGCCTTGTGCAAGACATCTCCAGAAAATTTGCCCACCACATCATTGCAGGAAGGCTTCTGGTGATTCATGCACCTGAGGAGTATTACCCATCTCTGGATGGACTGAAGAGGAACTACAATGACCCAGAAGACCGCGTCAGGTTCCGTTCCAAACAGAATGTGGACTATGCATTCCTGATCAACTTCTGTACTAACCTGTCTGACTTCTACATGATGCTGGAGGATGATGTCCGCTGCTCTAAGAACTTCCTGACAGCCATGAAGAAAGTCATTACCTCAAGAGCGGGCTCCTACTGGGTGATGCTTGAGTTCTCTAAACTTGGGTACATTGGGAAGCTCTACCACTCCAAGGACCTGCCTCGTCTGGCACACTTCCTGCTGATGTTCTACCAGGAGATGCCCTGCGACTGGCTGTTGATACACTTCAGGGGTCTCCTGGCTCAGAAGGATGTGATCAGGTTTAAGCCCTCGTTGTTCCAGCACATGGGGTACTACTCCTCGTACAAGGGTGCTGAGAACAAATTAAAGGACGATGACTTTGAGGAGGACACCGTTGATATACCAGACAATCCTCCTGCCAGcctacacacaaacataaatgtGTTTGAGAACTATGATGCAACCAAAGCTTACAGCAGTGTGGACGAATACTTCTGGGGCAAAGCCCCCTCAACCGGAGATTTCTTTGTTATCGTGTTTTACAAACCAACCAGGATCAGCAAAATTAAGATTGTCACAGGGACAGATGACcgacaaaatgacattttgcatcATGGAGCCTTAGAAGTGGGAGAAAAGTTGATAGGAACCAAGAAGGGGAAGCAGTGCTCTTCCTACATCACTTTAGGAGAATTTAGAAATGGAAATATTGAAGTGCAGAATGTGGACCACAAGATTTCCTTTGACATTGAATGTGTACGGATAGTAGTCACAGCTGGTCAAAAGGAGTGGCTGATAATTAGAAGCATTAGCCTTTGGACTACGCAGCCAACAGGTCAATGA